One genomic segment of Polyangia bacterium includes these proteins:
- a CDS encoding type III pantothenate kinase, giving the protein MLLAIDIGNTNVAFGLFDGHTLRADWRLDTRASRTGDEYAALLSQLFALANLELGMIRAVAISSVVPPALFPMEQLCKRHLRVEPLVVGPGTKTGMPILYENPREVGADRIVNAVAAYQRWPQGAIVVDFGTATTFDVITARGEYAGGVIAPGLLVSADALYHATAKLPRVEIVRPKSAVGRNTVASIQAGLVFGYAGLVDAIVARIKAEVDFQPHVVGTGGLAALIAKESKSIVECDDMLTLQGLALIYDRNR; this is encoded by the coding sequence GTGCTGCTGGCCATCGATATCGGAAACACCAACGTGGCGTTCGGTCTGTTCGACGGACACACCTTGCGCGCCGACTGGCGCCTGGACACCCGCGCCTCGCGCACCGGCGACGAGTACGCCGCTTTGTTGTCGCAGCTGTTCGCGCTGGCCAACCTCGAACTCGGGATGATTCGCGCCGTGGCCATCTCGTCGGTGGTGCCGCCCGCACTGTTTCCGATGGAGCAGCTGTGCAAGCGCCACCTGCGCGTCGAACCGCTGGTGGTCGGCCCCGGCACCAAGACCGGCATGCCCATCCTTTACGAAAACCCGCGCGAGGTCGGCGCCGACCGCATCGTCAACGCGGTGGCGGCGTACCAGCGCTGGCCGCAAGGGGCGATCGTCGTCGACTTTGGCACCGCCACCACGTTTGACGTGATCACGGCGCGCGGCGAATACGCCGGCGGGGTGATCGCGCCCGGTCTGCTGGTGTCGGCCGACGCGCTTTACCACGCCACCGCCAAGCTGCCGCGGGTGGAGATCGTCCGGCCCAAATCCGCCGTCGGTCGCAACACCGTGGCCAGTATCCAAGCGGGCCTGGTGTTCGGTTACGCCGGTCTGGTCGACGCCATCGTCGCCCGCATCAAGGCCGAGGTGGATTTTCAGCCGCACGTGGTTGGCACCGGCGGCCTGGCCGCGCTCATCGCCAAGGAATCAAAGAGCATCGTCGAATGCGACGACATGCTGACGCTGCAGGGGCTGGCTTTGATCTATGACCGAAACCGCTGA
- a CDS encoding tetratricopeptide repeat protein produces MSNFPRSSAYLTVAVVVCGLLASAGVAHAEDTTAAREHYQKGTAFFDLGKYQEAIKEFEAAYEAKNDPAFLYNLAQAHRLAGNPEQALRFYRTYLRRNPNPPNRADIEDKIKQLEKLVDQKTATQTSPPTQTIQPSLPPGAPPWQPAPPAAPEVPAAPPPAAPPPPILGPATAPAPAPTVAMPAPPPLPAPVDANPGRGLRIAGWILAGVGVTALIGAAEYGVEAKSAASDINKAADMNGMYTPALQTTDKNGRTDQTLEFTFLGIGGASLIAGVVCYVMGHQSESSGPAGVTVVPSVTRNGASASLGMTF; encoded by the coding sequence ATGTCTAACTTCCCCCGCTCGTCCGCTTATCTGACAGTCGCGGTGGTGGTGTGCGGCCTGCTGGCGTCGGCCGGCGTGGCGCACGCCGAGGACACCACCGCCGCTCGCGAGCACTACCAAAAAGGCACGGCTTTCTTCGATCTGGGCAAGTACCAGGAGGCGATCAAAGAGTTCGAGGCCGCCTACGAAGCGAAGAACGATCCGGCGTTTCTCTACAACCTGGCCCAGGCGCACCGCCTGGCCGGCAACCCGGAACAGGCCCTGCGTTTTTATCGAACCTATCTGCGCCGCAACCCCAATCCACCGAACCGCGCCGACATCGAAGACAAGATCAAGCAGCTGGAAAAGCTGGTGGATCAAAAGACCGCCACGCAGACCTCACCCCCCACCCAGACCATCCAGCCATCGTTGCCGCCGGGGGCGCCACCGTGGCAACCGGCGCCGCCCGCCGCGCCGGAGGTTCCCGCGGCGCCGCCGCCCGCTGCACCACCGCCGCCCATTCTCGGCCCAGCGACCGCGCCCGCCCCGGCGCCTACTGTGGCCATGCCGGCACCGCCGCCGCTACCCGCGCCCGTCGACGCGAACCCGGGCCGCGGCCTACGCATTGCCGGTTGGATCCTGGCCGGTGTCGGCGTCACCGCGCTGATCGGCGCCGCCGAATACGGCGTCGAGGCCAAGAGCGCCGCCAGCGACATCAACAAGGCGGCCGATATGAACGGCATGTACACGCCGGCGTTGCAGACCACCGACAAGAACGGCCGCACTGACCAGACGCTGGAGTTCACCTTCCTGGGCATCGGGGGCGCCTCGTTGATCGCCGGTGTGGTCTGCTATGTGATGGGCCATCAGTCGGAGTCTTCCGGGCCGGCGGGCGTAACGGTGGTTCCTTCGGTCACGCGCAATGGCGCCTCGGCGTCGCTGGGGATGACGTTCTGA
- a CDS encoding HD domain-containing phosphohydrolase translates to MSSSEREALAANVPQEPRSASEPVEYALTPEIPRILIADDEKVIREILSDFLNMEGYLVHTVEDGAEALRELRRRSYNLVISDLKMPNMTGLELIQKISEESIPVLTVIMTGFGTVETAIEAMKKGAYDYILKPFKVEEVVHIVQRGLDRQRLQHENIRLKDALSIYKISEAIAGSLAVDKVLDLVLDATLDAVDADVVSLLLEDPKHEGRFVERMRKVAPRAEPDVEAPALNLDEVLPIFQEDRPLLVHGSRSFRFLAEPPDLNRRLVSFCSIPLKLTGRIIGMLNAYSYTRGSKFSEGQRKMLYVLGSRAAVSIENARLYENLVDANKDLTNANVSLEENFKQTIIGFAHALEESDRYTRGHSERVAMYARLIAIGLRLPGPEIDTVVKVGLMHDVGKIGIRNDKLNKPGKLTPEELAMFRSHPAKGKRILEPIPFMRDIVPGCYCHHEAWDGSGYPQGLMADHIPLIGRIVAVADAYDAMTSDRAYRKALPHEIACGELERCVGSQFDPEIVPLFLQQIEEFRKAEATAGRFIPR, encoded by the coding sequence GTGAGTAGTAGCGAGAGAGAAGCGCTAGCGGCAAACGTCCCGCAAGAGCCGCGGAGCGCGTCCGAGCCGGTCGAGTACGCGCTGACGCCGGAGATCCCGCGCATCCTGATCGCCGACGACGAGAAGGTGATCCGCGAGATCCTCTCGGACTTCCTGAACATGGAAGGCTACCTGGTCCACACCGTGGAGGACGGCGCCGAGGCCCTGCGCGAGCTGCGGCGCCGGTCGTACAACCTGGTCATCTCCGATCTGAAGATGCCGAACATGACCGGTCTCGAGCTGATCCAGAAGATCTCCGAGGAGAGCATCCCGGTCCTCACCGTGATCATGACCGGCTTCGGCACCGTCGAGACCGCCATCGAGGCGATGAAGAAGGGTGCCTATGACTACATCCTCAAGCCGTTCAAGGTGGAAGAGGTCGTGCACATCGTACAGCGCGGGCTGGATCGCCAGCGCCTGCAGCACGAGAACATCCGCCTGAAAGACGCGCTGTCGATCTACAAGATCAGCGAGGCCATCGCCGGGTCGCTGGCGGTGGACAAGGTGCTGGATCTGGTGCTGGACGCCACCCTGGACGCCGTCGACGCCGACGTGGTCAGCCTGCTGCTGGAAGATCCCAAGCACGAGGGCCGCTTCGTCGAACGGATGCGCAAGGTCGCCCCGCGTGCCGAGCCGGACGTCGAGGCACCGGCCCTGAACCTGGACGAAGTGCTGCCCATCTTTCAAGAGGATCGCCCGCTGCTGGTGCACGGCAGCCGGTCGTTTCGTTTTCTCGCCGAGCCGCCCGATCTCAACCGCCGCCTGGTCAGCTTTTGTTCCATCCCGCTCAAGCTGACCGGCCGGATCATCGGCATGTTGAACGCGTACAGCTATACGCGCGGTTCGAAGTTCAGCGAAGGCCAGCGCAAGATGCTGTACGTGCTGGGCAGCCGGGCGGCAGTGTCGATCGAGAACGCGCGCCTTTACGAAAACCTGGTCGACGCCAACAAGGATCTCACCAACGCCAACGTCTCGCTGGAAGAGAACTTCAAGCAGACCATCATCGGGTTCGCCCACGCGCTTGAAGAATCCGATCGCTACACCCGCGGCCATTCGGAACGGGTGGCGATGTATGCCCGCCTGATCGCCATCGGCCTGCGCCTGCCCGGACCGGAGATCGACACGGTGGTGAAGGTCGGCCTGATGCACGACGTGGGCAAGATCGGCATCCGCAACGACAAGCTGAACAAGCCTGGCAAGCTCACGCCCGAAGAGCTGGCGATGTTTCGTTCGCACCCGGCCAAGGGCAAACGCATCCTGGAGCCGATCCCTTTCATGCGCGACATCGTGCCCGGCTGTTATTGCCACCACGAGGCCTGGGACGGCTCGGGATACCCGCAGGGATTGATGGCCGATCACATTCCGCTCATCGGCCGCATCGTGGCCGTCGCCGACGCATACGACGCCATGACCTCTGACCGCGCTTATCGCAAGGCGCTGCCGCACGAGATCGCCTGCGGCGAGCTGGAGCGCTGTGTGGGCTCGCAGTTCGATCCGGAGATCGTGCCGTTGTTTCTGCAGCAAATCGAAGAGTTCCGGAAGGCCGAAGCGACCGCCGGCCGGTTCATCCCGCGCTAG
- a CDS encoding DUF2254 family protein, which translates to MSAASPVEPVADPAAKPSGLLRHPLRTLALLAAFAVTLFLSFWLLDYFYTDVARHGSRGPVQLFFDFDPGTLQNALPNLAQIITAVLGIAITVVSIVVQLAANRYTPRVAEMFFRDRISLTVMGFFVVACVDSLWVSFAVTHDYVPQATIAATIAVATCGLLLLVPYFAYVFDFLDPEKVIARIGDQTLRAALEARDRGGARSTIARQAATVTSMEQLGDIAVNALAQKDKVIASDAISALRAVAVSYLPQKTMLPPDWFVIGPTLLRTPDFVALAAQSIADMQQQRTWLEWKVLRQFREVFAQACQSLPEMAHVVAIEARYVGEAALACGDQAVLQMTIKFMNTFLRQALNGRDVRAAYNVLNQYRQLAEAVMNHDTADATATLIDVAGHFRYYAQLGSGMGLSFVAETAAYDLCTLCERASDRGAPAHDRLLATLLELDKEAENTAQEKALRGVRKAQAKLASYYLLHGKTAPARTIHTDMAMETPERLRSIRDELLAVTSKEFWEVVDRGTNFDYLDDARKEALRAFFDWFGDLGDIGDIGSTARNP; encoded by the coding sequence ATGTCCGCTGCCTCGCCGGTTGAACCTGTAGCCGACCCCGCCGCCAAACCGAGCGGCCTCTTGCGCCACCCGCTGCGCACGCTGGCCCTGCTGGCGGCCTTCGCGGTGACGTTGTTCCTGTCGTTCTGGCTGCTGGACTATTTTTACACCGACGTCGCCCGACACGGATCACGCGGGCCGGTGCAGCTGTTCTTCGATTTCGATCCGGGAACGCTGCAGAACGCGTTGCCCAACCTGGCCCAGATCATCACCGCCGTCCTGGGCATCGCCATCACCGTGGTGTCGATCGTGGTGCAGCTGGCGGCCAATCGGTACACGCCGCGCGTGGCGGAGATGTTCTTTCGCGATCGCATCAGCTTGACCGTGATGGGTTTCTTCGTGGTGGCCTGCGTCGATTCGCTGTGGGTCAGCTTTGCCGTCACGCACGACTATGTCCCGCAAGCGACCATCGCCGCGACCATCGCGGTGGCGACCTGCGGATTGCTGCTGCTGGTGCCGTACTTCGCTTACGTGTTCGACTTTCTCGATCCAGAAAAAGTCATCGCCCGCATTGGTGACCAGACGCTGCGCGCGGCGCTGGAGGCGCGCGACCGAGGCGGCGCCCGATCCACCATCGCGCGCCAGGCCGCCACCGTGACCAGCATGGAGCAACTGGGCGACATCGCCGTCAACGCCCTGGCCCAGAAGGACAAGGTGATCGCCTCCGACGCCATCAGCGCCTTGCGGGCGGTGGCGGTCAGTTACCTGCCGCAAAAGACCATGCTGCCACCTGATTGGTTCGTCATCGGGCCGACCCTGCTGCGCACGCCGGACTTTGTGGCCCTGGCCGCGCAATCGATCGCTGATATGCAACAGCAACGCACCTGGCTGGAGTGGAAGGTGCTGCGCCAGTTCCGCGAGGTCTTCGCCCAGGCCTGCCAGAGCCTGCCCGAGATGGCGCACGTGGTGGCCATCGAGGCGCGCTATGTCGGCGAGGCGGCGCTGGCGTGCGGCGATCAAGCGGTGCTCCAGATGACCATCAAGTTCATGAACACGTTCCTGCGCCAGGCGCTGAACGGCCGCGACGTGCGGGCGGCTTACAACGTACTGAACCAGTATCGTCAGCTGGCCGAGGCGGTGATGAACCACGACACCGCCGACGCGACGGCGACGCTGATCGACGTGGCCGGGCACTTTCGTTACTACGCGCAGCTGGGCAGCGGGATGGGCCTGTCCTTCGTCGCCGAGACGGCGGCATACGATCTGTGCACATTGTGCGAACGGGCCAGCGATCGCGGAGCGCCGGCGCACGATCGCCTGCTGGCCACGCTGCTGGAGTTGGACAAGGAGGCGGAGAACACTGCCCAGGAAAAAGCGCTGCGCGGCGTGCGCAAGGCCCAGGCCAAGCTGGCGTCGTATTACCTGCTGCACGGCAAGACCGCGCCCGCCCGCACCATCCATACCGACATGGCGATGGAGACGCCCGAGCGCCTGCGTTCGATCCGCGACGAGCTTTTGGCCGTGACGTCGAAGGAGTTTTGGGAGGTGGTCGATCGCGGGACCAACTTTGATTACCTGGACGACGCGCGCAAGGAAGCGCTGCGGGCGTTCTTCGACTGGTTCGGCGATCTGGGCGACATTGGCGACATCGGATCAACGGCGCGCAACCCTTGA